In a single window of the Drosophila albomicans strain 15112-1751.03 chromosome 3, ASM965048v2, whole genome shotgun sequence genome:
- the LOC117571073 gene encoding larval cuticle protein LCP-30 isoform X2: MFAKSVLSVYVIVGLVAVSSSNPVENNGKYTVSAQNSNDGKYHPQDDGHYHPSSDEGRYHHVAEPYHHVGDNRELGVYHHIPYPYDGGYGPYAGLNLPYVHDDRPYNHDLYTSTTTTTTKKPTTTTPRTTTTTTTTTTTQRPIVFNYDDEGRHKILHQEEVRKQDKYDHAFLTENGIYGEEQAKLHHTGGTHAKGYYEYTGDDGKLYRVNYSSNDGGFMPEGEHIPTPPPIPEAIARALKYVEEQHKANGDKPLFDHRGFRINHMTKDIKAQLKAIHVERMPKELADQLRMLEHEVELAEEEEQRELAELARQRHQY, encoded by the exons atgtttgctaaaTCAGTGCTTAGCGTTTATGTGATTGTG GGTCTTGTtgcagtcagcagcagcaatcccGTTGAAAACAATGGCAAGTATACGGTTTCAGCGCAAAATTCTAACGACGGCAAATATCATCCACAAGATGATGGACACTACCATCCGAGTTCAGACGAAG GTCGGTATCATCACGTGGCTGAGCCTTATCACCACGTAGGCGATAACCGTGAACTTGGCGTTTATCACCACATCCCATACCCATACGATGGTGGCTATGGACCTTATGCTGGTCTCAATCTCCCTTACGTCCACGATGACAGGCCATACAA CCACGATTTGTACACA TCGACGACCACAACCACGACGAAGAagccaacgacgacgacgccacgcaccacaacaacaacgacaaccaccACGACTACGCAACGCCCCATTGTCTTCAACTACGACGACGAGGGACGCCACAAGATCCTGCACCAGGAAGAGGTGCGCAAGCAAGACAAATACGATCATGC TTTCCTCACCGAGAACGGCATCTATGGAGAGGAGCAAGCGAAACTTCATCACACCGGCGGCACTCATGCCAAGGGCTACTATGAGTACACTGGCGATGATGGCAAACTCTATCGCGTTAACTATTCCTCCAACGATGGCGGCTTCATGCCCGAGGGCGAGCACATTCCCACTCCACCCCCAATTCCCGAGGCCATCGCTCGTGCCCTGAAGTATGTTGAGGAGCAGCACAAGGCCAATGGCGATAAGCCATTGTTCGATCATCGCGGCTTCCGCATTAATCACATGACCAAGGACATTAAGGCCCAACTCAAGGCGATCCATGTGGAGCGCATGCCCAAGGAGTTGGCCGATCAGCTACGCATGTTGGAGCATGAGGTTGAGCTTgccgaggaggaggagcagcgTGAGCTTGCCGAGCTTGCTCGCCAGCGTCATCAATATTAA
- the LOC117569122 gene encoding odorant receptor 49a, which translates to MEREQQLERETELERQRSYNDFTYIPNMILKTLGIDFLNSPKPLWQDVLLKTYSIICFLSHWHIFYYLILRTIQWDELAGNPVLIMRFAIVYFFTANSDVKFIIFLYYRRRLRILNDKLEELYPHGDEHCRKYRVNDFFWPRIARYGFYYYYFVVVFVVLGPLTQSIIMYLYQYFTVDSEAKFILLSTFPMKRFETMSMWKNILTLVVDFAFSHFVMNVNLGTDVWMMCHSAQICMHFAHLGRQLAEYRPQRQRVEENCEFLVNFVRRHQRLFDLQKELNDIFGILLAYNLFSTASTLCCVIFYTILQGLNREGIGFMLFFFSSSAQFFMVSYYGQQLIDWSQNIAMAAYTHNWYDASVKYRRYLLMIMQRAQRPAELSAKGVIIISLDTFKKMIGITYQFFAVIRRILGK; encoded by the exons ATGGAACGGGAACAGCAACTTGAACGGGAAACGGAACTGGAACGACAACGGAGCTATAATGACTTCACCTACATACCGAACATGATACTCAAGACGCTGGGCATCGACTTTCTGAACAGCCCGAAGCCACTGTGGCAGGATGTCTTACTAAAGACCTATTCAATCATATGCTTTCTGAGCCATTGGCATATTTTCTACTATTTGATACTACGCACAATTCAATGGGATGAACTTGCTGGAAATCCTGTGCTCATCATGCGATTCGCTATCGTCTACTTCTTTACGGCCAACTCTGATGTGAAATTCATTATATTTCTATACTATCGACGTCGTTTACGTATACTCAACGATAAGCTAGAAGAACTTTATCCGCATGGAGATGAACACTGCAGAAAGTATCGGGTTAACGATTTCTTTTGGCCACGCATTGCGCGTTATGGATTCTACTACTATTATTTTGTGGTCGTATTTGTTGTACTCGGTCCTCTCACTCAATCTAttataatgtatttatatcAATACTTTACGGTGGATAGCGAAGCCAAATTCATTTTGCTAAGCACATTTCCCATGAAGCGTTTTGAGACAATGTCGATGTGGAAGAACATCTTGACTCTAGTGGTCGACTTTGCCTTCAGTCATTTTGTGATGAACGTTAATCTGGGCACCGATGTCTGGATGATGTGTCATTCGGCACAAATCTGTATGCATTTTGCCCATCTGGGACGTCAACTCGCAGAATATAGGCCACAAAGACAGCGAGTGGAGGAGAATTGTGAATTTCTAGTCAATTTTGTGCGCCGACATCAGCGTTTGTTTGA CTTGCAGAAAGAActgaatgatatatttggcaTCTTGCTGGCCTACAACTTGTTCTCCACAGCCAGCACGCTCTGCTGCGTTATCTTCTACACAATTCTTCAGGGTCTCAATCGCGAAGGCATCGGCTTCATGTTGTTCTTCTTCAGCTCATCCGCGCAGTTCTTTATGGTCAGCTACTACGGCCAACAGCTGATTGATTGG aGCCAAAACATTGCGATGGCTGCCTACACACACAATTGGTATGATGCATCCGTAAAGTATCGCCGATATTTGCTTATGATAATGCAACGTGCTCAGCGACCAGCCGAACTTTCCGCCAAGGGCGTGATCATTATATCATTGGACACCTTCAAGAAG ATGATTGGCATAACATATCAATTCTTTGCGGTCATACGCAGAATACTGGGCAAATAA
- the LOC127565634 gene encoding uncharacterized protein LOC127565634 — protein MKFSLRIFLIFIAWRLCPAVQLLPNMGYFIVVQQFECVVNEQFITKASCDVVTPRNRSINAELVLLQPFKALGGSVKVSIPKKRVFTQIFDITFELCKVLRERKRKALIDILHSLANMGNKNIHCPLHQGHYKVQNVTIADSLPPLLTESPFLLHFTWFLPRVATVMNVTVLGHLYDISREHNRKKKYF, from the exons ATGAAATTCAGTTTGCGCATCTTTCTTATATTCATTGCTTGGCGCTTGTGTCCCGCAGTGCAGCTCTTGCCG AACATGGGATACTTTATTGTGGTGCAGCAATTCGAGTGCGTCGTCAACGAACAATTCATTACCAAAGCAAGCTGCGATGTTGTAACTCCACGCAATAGAAGCATCAATGCCGAACTTGTGTTGCTGCAGCCATTCAAGGCGTTGGGCGGCTCTGTGAAAGTATCCATACCAAAGAAGAGAGTCTTCACACAGATATTTGACATCACCTTCGAGCTGTGCAAAGTGCTAAGAGAACGAAAACGCAAAGCGCTGATCGATATTCTTCACAGTCTGGCGAATATGGGGAACAAAAACATTCATTGCCCTCTTCATCAG GGACATTACAAGGTACAGAACGTTACGATAGCCGACTCATTGCCTCCGTTGCTCACAGAGTCGCCGTTCTTGCTGCACTTTACTTGGTTCTTGCCACGTGTGGCGACTGTCATGAATGTCACAGTTCTTGGGCATTTATACGACATCAGCAGGGAGCACAATAGGAAAaagaagtatttttaa
- the LOC127565560 gene encoding endocuticle structural glycoprotein SgAbd-3: protein MKLIPICVLFVAVTVTVALPVDNDDPIVNDSNVEYNGKFHTHVELRDGSTSTQEGELREIHENQYGEAIKGHFSFVGDDGQTYAVTYTADENGFRAVGDHLPTPPPTPESVLKTLEYLRTHAQKTIEQDH, encoded by the exons ATGAAACTGATTCCGATCTGTGTTCTATTTGTGGCAGTGACGGTGACGGTGGCGTTGCCCGTTGATAACGATGATCCTATCGTGAATGATTCAAATGTCGAGTACAATGGCAAATTCCACACCCA TGTCGAGCTGCGCGATGGCTCAACATCAACCCAAGAAGGTGAACTGCGGGAAATACATGAAAATCAATACGGAGAGGCGATCAAGGGACATTTCTCGTTCGTCGGCGACGATGGCCAAACTTATGCCGTCACCTACACAGCCGATGAGAATGGATTCCGTGCCGTTGGCGATCATTTGCCAACACCACCGCCAACACCAGAATCGGTACTGAAAACGCTGGAGTATCTGCGAACACATGCCCAGAAGACGATCGAGCAAGATCATTAG
- the LOC117566697 gene encoding uncharacterized protein LOC117566697: MASKQKLLFILLWQLFAFGGQLVLAQDEPEAQQLQVPRPRGRIRIADMQPPPLAPVGPMNWPTYGVAPAPMPATSTVHAHIPLLREQITSSSTASVPLSLPLPNEEGGVQESVVYGNWKPEHPLQPQEEETQPKQRVYGRLEAMLMGMPAEAMDRRDVSSEELEAQSEQRTAAGGYQNPYARQESYERAQNSGHRRWRPPMPNGFKESKLQPKPQYPPQTESQTSFEVIHLNASDPILKAMAKQINESIETTTTRRQATHTTEDNWMPLPYPYPTHSYESTQPVPGAALSSTISRVRSTEAATQQPTQRVESTTIALNWPTDFLDASPSSTPRTYTDSGISIDRVDNIDSIDRIDDDVVDHDDYKYYEDSLSSAQMHSELSVPETLIPHLPLNITRVGIPYEDRNSLEEPTICVPLTVTETASESATPLLVEVERVYCFPLPKVEVRTGTIKRQQHPELELEQEQERHDNGTSLPAEEPQPAVTAGACSRYNFLAVLLIIGSSILTRF, encoded by the exons ATGGCCAGCAAGCAGAAACTACTCTTTATCTTGTTGTGGCAACTCTTTGCCTTTGGTGGTCAGCTGGTGCTCGCACAGGATGAGCCAGAGGCACAGCAGCTGCAGGTGCCTCGTCCAAGGGGTCGTATACGTATTGCGGACATGCAACCGCCACCGCTAGCGCCAGTGGGTCCAATGAATTGGCCCACTTATGGAGTTGCTCCAGCACCAATGCCTGCCACATCCACGGTGCACGCGCATATTCCTTTGCTCCGGGAGCAgatcaccagcagcagcactgcGAGTGTGCCGCTGTCCTTGCCGCTGCCCAACGAGGAGGGAGGTGTGCAGGAGTCTGTGGTGTATGGAAATTGGAAGCCTGAGCATCCGCTGCAGCCACAGGAGGAGGAGACGCAGCCGAAGCAGCGTGTCTATGGACGTCTAGAGGCTATGCTTATGGGCATGCCAGCGGAAG CCATGGACAGACGTGACGTGTCTAGTGAGGAGTTGGAAGCTCAGTCGGAGCAACGCACAGCAGCTGGGGGCTATCAAAATCCCTATGCACGTCAGGAAAGCTACGAGCGAGCACAGAACTCTGGACATCGACGCTGGCGTCCGCCAATGCCAAATGGCTTCAAAGAGTCAAAGCTGCAGCCAAAGCCGCAATATCCGCCACAAACTGAATCGCAAACTTCCTTTGAGGTCATCCACTTGAATGCATCGGATCCGATATTGAAAGCAATGGCTAAGCAGATCAATGAATCGATAGAGACGACAACCACGCGACGCCAAGCCACACACACGACCGAGGACAACTGGATGCCATTGCCTTATCCCTATCCCACTCATAGCTACGAGAGCACACAACCGGTGCCAGGAGCGGCTCTGAGTTCAACTATCAGCAGAGTACGCAGCACTGAAGCAGCCACACAGCAACCCACTCAAAGAGTGGAGTCCACAACGATTGCACTCAATTGGCCCACCGATTTTCTGGATGCCTCACCAAGCAGCACGCCCCGAACTTACACGGATTCTGGCATTAGCATCGATCGTGTGGACAACATCGATAGCATCGATCGCATCGACGATGACGTGGTGGATCACGACGATTATAAGTACTATGAGGATAGTTTGAGTTCCGCTCAAATGCACAGTGAACTGAGTGTGCCGGAGACTTTGATTCCCCACCTGCCACTCAATATAACGCGTGTGGGAATTCCGTACGAGGATCGTAACTCCCTCGAGGAGCCAACCATTTGTGTGCCGCTCACAGTAACTGAAACAGCCTCGGAGAGTGCCACTCCGCTGCTGGTCGAAGTGGAACGTGTCTATTGCTTTCCACTGCCCAAGGTAGAGGTCAGAACTGGCACCATAAAGCGTCAACAGCATCCAGAATTGGAACTGGAACAGGAACAAGAGCGTCACGACAATGGGACATCTCTGCCTGCGGAGGAGCCACAGCCAGCAGTAACAGCTGGGGCATGTTCTCGGTATAATTTCTTGGCAGTGCTTCTAATTATTGGGAGCAGCATATTGACGCGTTTTTAG
- the LOC127565603 gene encoding uncharacterized protein LOC127565603 → MNNICRLTLLQLLIAASLAKKLVIVWKTFDCVINPEIIPSHRCIIIEPDKNLLTAEIEYNRDFKHYNASFALHLPQPPFNEFTKHFETEIDICEFFRGSYKNKNFIGPAYKSMTRISNMPKGCPQRKGLYYYRNMSIADNIPAFLPRNPIKITLDFYLLKTPILNVTLIGRLAYTTKHKKKP, encoded by the exons ATGAACAATATTTGTAGACTAACTCTGCTTCAGCTTCTAATAGCAGCTTCCTTGGCCAAG AAGCTAGTGATTGTATGGAAGACATTCGATTGTGTGATAAATCCAGAAATCATCCCATCCCATAGATGCATCATCATTGAACCCGATAAAAATCTGCTTACAGCCGAGATAGAATACAATCGCGATTTTAAGCACTATAATGCTAGCTTTGCATTGCACTTGCCTCAACCGCCGTTTAATGAATTCACCAAGCACTTTGAGACGGAGATTGATATTTGCGAGTTCTTTCGAGGATCGTATAAGAACAAGAACTTTATTGGCCCCGCCTACAAAAGCATGACAAGGATTAGCAATATGCCTAAAGGATGTCCACAGCGAAAG ggGCTTTACTACTATCGCAACATGAGCATTGCAGATAATATTCCAGCGTTTTTGCCAAGGAATCCCATCAAAATCACACTGGATTTCTATTTGCTCAAGACTCCGATTTTAAATGTGACTCTAATCGGACGTCTGGCATATACTACCAAGCACAAAAAGAAGCCTTAA
- the LOC127565635 gene encoding endocuticle structural glycoprotein ABD-4: MYKFVSVLCSALLLSYVLARPQDVRGGSVTTTTTPASIIQQDNVNNADGSFNSSYETSNGIRVENVGFLKKIIIPKSETSDGQVIDEHEELVLVQTGSFSYSDPEGNLITLRYTADENGFQPEGDHLPVAPQ; this comes from the exons ATGTACAAGTTCGTATCTGTGTTGTGCTCGGCTCTGCTGTTGTCCTATGTGCTGGCTCGTCCCCAGGATGTGCGTGGCGGATCTGTGACCACAACAACCACGCCGGCGAGCATTATCCAGCAGGATAATGTGAACAATGCCGACGGCAGCTTCAACAGCAG CTATGAAACATCGAATGGCATTCGCGTGGAGAATGTTGGCTTCCTCAAGAAGATCATCATCCCCAAGTCGGAGACCAGCGATGGCCAAGTGATCGATGAGCACGAGGAACTCGTCCTGGTGCAAACCGGCTCCTTCAGCTACAGCGATCCCGAGGGCAATCTCATCACGCTGCGCTACACTGCCGATGAGAATGGCTTCCAGCCCGAGGGCGATCATCTGCCCGTTGCGCCGCAATAA
- the LOC117569123 gene encoding endocuticle structural glycoprotein SgAbd-2 produces MSLKLSCSVFVLALVLVACSAQRQYNPYLNNPYYRDLYYKNRDLYNQRRYYDNFYKKYNPFIANALARTVDQSNYPNTGSGAYSYSYETENGLHGEEKGTPVYIGNGQQEEQVEGAYSYISPEGLRVGVKYLADANGFRPVITYDGPNSAFYANQPAPANVVLTRH; encoded by the exons ATGTCTCTGAAATTG TCTTGCTCTGTCTTTGTGCTGGCCCTCGTCCTGGTTGCGTGCAGTGCCCAGCGCCAATATAATCCCTATCTGAACAACCCATACTATCGGGATCTGTACTACAAGAACCGCGACTTGTATAATCAGCGTCGCTACTACGACAACTTCTACAAGAAGTACAATCCCTTCATTGCCAATGCTCTCGCTCGCACCGTGGATCAATCGAATTACCCCAATACCGGATCGGGAGCGTATTCCTACAGCTACGAGACCGAGAACGGATTGCACGGCGAGGAGAAGGGCACACCTGTCTACATTGGCAACGGTCAGCAGGAGGAACAGGTCGAGGGTGCTTACTCCTACATCTCGCCCGAAGGTCTTCGCGTTGGTGTCAAGTATCTGGCAGATGCCAATGGCTTCCGTCCAGTGATTACCT ATGATGGCCCCAACTCAGCTTTCTACGCCAATCAGCCTGCTCCAGCTAATGTGGTCCTTACAAGGCATTAA
- the LOC127565611 gene encoding larval cuticle protein 1, with protein MKVLILISLLALSCHAQHQHQHQHQHHAHLNANNIPRDEKPDHRHEDPRETSTWIPILKYNKEQSEDGSYKTEYETGNNIVHEETGFLKDFETNPNGVLVQHGQYSYQSPEGTLVNVQYTADENGFRATGDHIPTPPAIPEEIQKGLDQIYAGIKLQQERLEQRAKSDPAFAKKLEERRVANQNGQYIGLLENQ; from the exons ATGAAAGTGCTT ATACTCATCTCGCTGCTCGCCTTGTCGTGCCACGcccagcatcagcatcagcaccagcatcagcatcatgCACACCTCAATGCGAATAACATTCCACGCGACGAGAAGCCAGATCATCGTCATGAGGATCCTCGCGAGACCAGCACCTGGATTCCCATTCTGAAGTACAACAAGGAGCAGAGCGAGGATGGCAGCTACAAGACCGAATACGAGACGGGCAACAATATTGTGCACGAAGAGACGGGCTTCCTCAAGGACTTCGAGACCAATCCCAATGGAGTGCTTGTCCAGCATGGACAATATTCGTATCAATCTCCAGAGGGCACTCTGGTGAATGTGCAGTACACAGCCGATGAGAATGGATTCCGTGCCACCGGGGATCACATACCCACACCACCCGCCATACCGGAGGAGATTCAGAAGGGACTTGATCAGATCTATGCGGGCATTAAGCTGCAGCAGGAGCGATTGGAGCAGCGGGCCAAGAGTGATCCTGCTTTTGCCAAGAAACTCGAGGAGCGACGAGTTGCCAATCAGAATGGCCAATACATTGGCCTGCTAGAGAACCAATAG
- the LOC127565612 gene encoding uncharacterized protein LOC127565612: MLTTTTMATAQLETRLGELILNLAEMPNKKLGSKQHLRLWQLQLLASNVSVSVSVAKSRVSVGSCCELRSASCERRRQSRSRSRSRSRDYYIKLLNRAAAAQFDPLQLSLTTAKRATE, encoded by the exons atgctgacaacaacaacaatggcgacAGCTCAGCTTGAAACCCGGCTTGGTGAGCT CATTTTGAACCTCGCTGAGATGCCGAACAAAAAGCTTGGCTCAAAGCAGCATCTACGCTTATGGCAATTGCAACTACTCGCAAgcaatgtatctgtatctgtatctgtggcCAAGAGTCGTGTTAGTGTGGGTTCGTGCTGCGAACTACGATCTGCAAGCTGCGAGCGCAGGAGACAaagtcgtagtcgtagtcgtagtcgaaGCCGCGACTACTATATAAAGCTCTTAAATAGGGCCGCCGCTGCACAGTTCGATCCGTTGCAGCTTTCACTTACCACAGCCAAACGGGCAACGGAGTAA
- the LOC117571073 gene encoding larval cuticle protein LCP-30 isoform X1, protein MFAKSVLSVYVIVGLVAVSSSNPVENNGKYTVSAQNSNDGKYHPQDDGHYHPSSDEGKGSQDSLGRYHHVAEPYHHVGDNRELGVYHHIPYPYDGGYGPYAGLNLPYVHDDRPYNHDLYTSTTTTTTKKPTTTTPRTTTTTTTTTTTQRPIVFNYDDEGRHKILHQEEVRKQDKYDHAFLTENGIYGEEQAKLHHTGGTHAKGYYEYTGDDGKLYRVNYSSNDGGFMPEGEHIPTPPPIPEAIARALKYVEEQHKANGDKPLFDHRGFRINHMTKDIKAQLKAIHVERMPKELADQLRMLEHEVELAEEEEQRELAELARQRHQY, encoded by the exons atgtttgctaaaTCAGTGCTTAGCGTTTATGTGATTGTG GGTCTTGTtgcagtcagcagcagcaatcccGTTGAAAACAATGGCAAGTATACGGTTTCAGCGCAAAATTCTAACGACGGCAAATATCATCCACAAGATGATGGACACTACCATCCGAGTTCAGACGAAG GCAAAGGCTCTCAGGATAGTTTAG GTCGGTATCATCACGTGGCTGAGCCTTATCACCACGTAGGCGATAACCGTGAACTTGGCGTTTATCACCACATCCCATACCCATACGATGGTGGCTATGGACCTTATGCTGGTCTCAATCTCCCTTACGTCCACGATGACAGGCCATACAA CCACGATTTGTACACA TCGACGACCACAACCACGACGAAGAagccaacgacgacgacgccacgcaccacaacaacaacgacaaccaccACGACTACGCAACGCCCCATTGTCTTCAACTACGACGACGAGGGACGCCACAAGATCCTGCACCAGGAAGAGGTGCGCAAGCAAGACAAATACGATCATGC TTTCCTCACCGAGAACGGCATCTATGGAGAGGAGCAAGCGAAACTTCATCACACCGGCGGCACTCATGCCAAGGGCTACTATGAGTACACTGGCGATGATGGCAAACTCTATCGCGTTAACTATTCCTCCAACGATGGCGGCTTCATGCCCGAGGGCGAGCACATTCCCACTCCACCCCCAATTCCCGAGGCCATCGCTCGTGCCCTGAAGTATGTTGAGGAGCAGCACAAGGCCAATGGCGATAAGCCATTGTTCGATCATCGCGGCTTCCGCATTAATCACATGACCAAGGACATTAAGGCCCAACTCAAGGCGATCCATGTGGAGCGCATGCCCAAGGAGTTGGCCGATCAGCTACGCATGTTGGAGCATGAGGTTGAGCTTgccgaggaggaggagcagcgTGAGCTTGCCGAGCTTGCTCGCCAGCGTCATCAATATTAA
- the LOC117570561 gene encoding endocuticle structural glycoprotein ABD-4 — translation MKNFALCLIATALLCLAEAAPKPQGGEPIAIISQESNIEPDGAYNYAYETANGIKAEETGTVKKASSPDATDVIIVKGSVSYTSPEGEVITLNYAADDENGFQPQGAHLPTPPPIPPAIQKALDYLLSQPPASRRR, via the exons atgaaaaac TTTGCACTTTGCCTGATCGCCACCGCGCTGCTCTGCCTGGCCGAAGCTGCGCCCAAACCACAAGGCGGAGAACCCATTGCCATCATCAGCCAAGAATCGAACATCGAACCGGATGGTGCCTACAATTATGC CTACGAGACAGCTAACGGCATCAAGGCGGAGGAAACTGGTACCGTGAAGAAGGCTTCGTCACCTGACGCCACCGATGTGATCATTGTCAAGGGTTCCGTGTCGTACACTTCACCCGAGGGAGAGGTGATCACCCTCAACTATGCCGCCGATGATGAGAACGGCTTCCAGCCACAGGGCGCCCATCTGCCCACTCCTCCTCCAATCCCACCAGCGATCCAGAAGGCTCTCGACTATCTTCTCAGCCAGCCACCAGCATCGCGTCGTCGTTAA
- the LOC127565546 gene encoding uncharacterized protein LOC127565546, producing the protein MRKMNVPFAVLIARPPANDFHRIVNLNVDVCKFSKESQGNRFFKIAYKIIFADSNAPKKCPFIKGSYYFRNIDLGGSLPPFLPANDFQVDLNIVSDVDWILNITLFGRAVDFIKSKGK; encoded by the exons ATGAGGAAAATGAATGTACCCTTTGCAGTACTTATTGCTCGCCCGCCGGCAAATGATTTTCATAGGATTGTCAATTTAAATGTGGATGTTTGCAAGTTCTCCAAGGAATCGCAGGGCAACAGGTTCTTTAAAATTGCGTATAAAATTATCTTCGCGGACTCCAATGCTCCCAAGAAGTGTCCTTTCATAAAG GGATCGTATTACTTTCGGAACATCGACCTAGGTGGAAGTTTACCGCCCTTCTTGCCTGCAAATGATTTTCAAGTTGATCTAAATATTGTATCCGATGTTGATTGGATTTTGAACATTACTTTGTTCGGACGTGCTGTAGATTTTATCAAGTCGAAAGgaaaatga
- the LOC117571073 gene encoding larval cuticle protein LCP-30 isoform X3: MFAKSVLSVYVIVGLVAVSSSNPVENNGKGSQDSLGRYHHVAEPYHHVGDNRELGVYHHIPYPYDGGYGPYAGLNLPYVHDDRPYNHDLYTSTTTTTTKKPTTTTPRTTTTTTTTTTTQRPIVFNYDDEGRHKILHQEEVRKQDKYDHAFLTENGIYGEEQAKLHHTGGTHAKGYYEYTGDDGKLYRVNYSSNDGGFMPEGEHIPTPPPIPEAIARALKYVEEQHKANGDKPLFDHRGFRINHMTKDIKAQLKAIHVERMPKELADQLRMLEHEVELAEEEEQRELAELARQRHQY; the protein is encoded by the exons atgtttgctaaaTCAGTGCTTAGCGTTTATGTGATTGTG GGTCTTGTtgcagtcagcagcagcaatcccGTTGAAAACAATG GCAAAGGCTCTCAGGATAGTTTAG GTCGGTATCATCACGTGGCTGAGCCTTATCACCACGTAGGCGATAACCGTGAACTTGGCGTTTATCACCACATCCCATACCCATACGATGGTGGCTATGGACCTTATGCTGGTCTCAATCTCCCTTACGTCCACGATGACAGGCCATACAA CCACGATTTGTACACA TCGACGACCACAACCACGACGAAGAagccaacgacgacgacgccacgcaccacaacaacaacgacaaccaccACGACTACGCAACGCCCCATTGTCTTCAACTACGACGACGAGGGACGCCACAAGATCCTGCACCAGGAAGAGGTGCGCAAGCAAGACAAATACGATCATGC TTTCCTCACCGAGAACGGCATCTATGGAGAGGAGCAAGCGAAACTTCATCACACCGGCGGCACTCATGCCAAGGGCTACTATGAGTACACTGGCGATGATGGCAAACTCTATCGCGTTAACTATTCCTCCAACGATGGCGGCTTCATGCCCGAGGGCGAGCACATTCCCACTCCACCCCCAATTCCCGAGGCCATCGCTCGTGCCCTGAAGTATGTTGAGGAGCAGCACAAGGCCAATGGCGATAAGCCATTGTTCGATCATCGCGGCTTCCGCATTAATCACATGACCAAGGACATTAAGGCCCAACTCAAGGCGATCCATGTGGAGCGCATGCCCAAGGAGTTGGCCGATCAGCTACGCATGTTGGAGCATGAGGTTGAGCTTgccgaggaggaggagcagcgTGAGCTTGCCGAGCTTGCTCGCCAGCGTCATCAATATTAA